Proteins encoded in a region of the Stieleria neptunia genome:
- a CDS encoding VWA domain-containing protein — protein sequence MLPYRLSFEHPIYLWLMLALPVLWYLGFRSLGVLGKTRRALALLLRTLVWTILVFAMAGVQLVRVSDVITVMYVLDQSESIPNAKRQVMLDFVVRNVKRHRDGRRGDKAGIIVFGRDASIEIPPFDDEIRLRRLESLMDRSDATNLESALNLAQATMPEDTARRIVVVTDGNENLGQARKLVARVAAAGIGIDVVPVMLDAKSEVLVEKIDLPSDIRKGQPFEARIVVNNYTDATPEGGQPTKGKIRVKQKVGDNESILLEQDITLDPGKNVFPLRHTIDQPAPYIYQAEFVPDSKDDDGLRQNNSATAYTHVRGQGRVLMIEDRSRLGDFDLLVSRLRDNNIEVVTQTNDNLFGSLAELQAYDAAILAGVPRVSGSSQNEIVSFTDPQIEMLVRNTQQLGAGLLMLGGPEAFGAGGWTGSEIEKAMPVDFKIKNAKVQAVGALALIMHASEMADGNHWQKVICKSAIEQLGPSDLAGVLHWNFSGDAWLWGGYPSSPGLLEVGPNRRNMLARISKMTPGDMPQFDPAMKMAVKSLSSAPASVKHCIIISDGDPSDPMPGTIAAFKNNNITISTVAVASHGLAGSQRLQKIATQTGGKYYSVKSGRALPRIFQREARRVSKPLVYEPPGGAVPEVIFPHAMLDGIDRVLPPVTGFVMTQTKDSPLAQVLIQSPKPDQPENATILAAWTYGLGRTAVLTTDAGARWASAWNDWADYDKFYSQLVRWLMRPTGDTGKFTIATSVKDGQVQVVVNALANDDSFLDFLEMNATALDANLKPIPLGMRQAAPGRYVGSFPATTAGSYFVNVVPGPGAAPLTTGVTVPYSDEYRVRETNLALIESLAATEPRGGTVGEVTAPLENRASEELVETNAFRGGLALARSIRDAWPWFVLGGCCLFLGDVMIRRIAFDFSWVGRTIKKMRGEQESAAQVVTRLDALRKNKSQIDEDLQKRRANVRFEPTRVESTDDQVELSDIGQAASKPTESKSVAAPPQTSYTERLLEAKRRARKDKGE from the coding sequence ATGCTGCCCTATCGCCTCAGCTTTGAGCATCCGATTTATTTGTGGTTGATGCTGGCGTTGCCGGTGTTGTGGTACCTGGGGTTCCGATCCCTGGGGGTGCTGGGCAAGACCCGGCGTGCGTTGGCATTGCTGTTGCGAACGCTGGTGTGGACGATTTTGGTGTTTGCCATGGCGGGCGTGCAACTGGTTCGCGTCAGTGACGTGATCACGGTGATGTACGTGCTGGATCAATCCGAGAGCATTCCCAACGCGAAACGCCAAGTGATGCTGGATTTTGTGGTCCGCAATGTCAAACGCCATCGTGACGGCCGTCGCGGTGACAAAGCCGGCATCATCGTGTTCGGCCGCGACGCGTCGATCGAAATCCCGCCGTTTGACGATGAGATTCGATTGCGACGGCTGGAAAGCCTGATGGATCGCAGCGACGCGACGAATTTGGAATCGGCGTTGAACCTGGCCCAAGCGACGATGCCCGAAGACACCGCGCGGCGGATCGTCGTGGTCACCGACGGCAACGAGAACCTCGGCCAAGCGCGAAAGCTGGTCGCGCGGGTCGCCGCGGCGGGCATCGGCATCGATGTGGTTCCCGTCATGCTCGATGCCAAGAGCGAAGTGCTGGTCGAAAAGATTGACTTGCCCAGCGACATTCGCAAAGGCCAACCGTTCGAAGCCCGAATCGTTGTCAACAACTACACCGATGCGACGCCCGAGGGCGGCCAACCGACCAAGGGCAAGATTCGTGTCAAACAGAAAGTCGGCGACAACGAATCGATCTTGCTGGAACAGGACATCACGCTGGACCCCGGCAAGAACGTGTTTCCGTTGCGGCACACGATCGATCAACCGGCGCCGTACATCTATCAAGCAGAGTTCGTTCCCGACAGCAAGGATGACGACGGATTGCGTCAGAACAATAGCGCGACGGCCTACACGCACGTGCGTGGTCAAGGACGCGTGTTGATGATCGAAGACCGAAGTCGTCTGGGCGATTTTGATTTGCTGGTCAGTCGTCTGCGTGACAACAACATCGAAGTCGTCACGCAAACCAACGACAACCTGTTCGGTTCGCTCGCCGAGTTGCAAGCCTATGACGCCGCGATCCTGGCCGGCGTCCCCCGCGTCTCGGGCAGCAGTCAAAACGAAATCGTTTCCTTCACCGACCCGCAAATTGAAATGCTGGTCCGTAACACGCAACAGCTCGGCGCCGGATTGCTAATGCTCGGCGGACCGGAAGCCTTTGGCGCCGGCGGTTGGACGGGATCGGAAATCGAAAAAGCGATGCCGGTCGATTTCAAGATCAAGAACGCCAAGGTCCAAGCGGTGGGCGCGCTGGCCTTGATCATGCATGCCAGCGAGATGGCCGACGGAAACCACTGGCAAAAAGTGATCTGCAAATCCGCCATCGAACAACTCGGCCCGTCAGACCTGGCAGGCGTGCTGCACTGGAATTTCAGCGGTGATGCGTGGCTGTGGGGCGGCTATCCGTCGTCACCGGGGCTGTTGGAAGTCGGCCCGAATCGCCGCAACATGCTCGCCCGGATCAGCAAGATGACGCCCGGCGACATGCCGCAATTTGACCCGGCGATGAAGATGGCGGTGAAATCGCTCTCGTCGGCTCCGGCGTCGGTCAAACACTGCATCATCATCTCCGATGGCGACCCCAGTGATCCGATGCCCGGCACGATCGCCGCGTTTAAAAACAACAACATCACGATCAGCACCGTTGCGGTGGCCTCGCACGGTCTGGCGGGCAGCCAGCGATTGCAGAAGATCGCGACGCAAACCGGCGGCAAGTATTACAGCGTCAAATCGGGACGTGCGTTGCCGAGGATCTTTCAACGCGAAGCGCGTCGCGTCTCCAAACCCCTGGTCTACGAACCGCCCGGCGGCGCGGTCCCCGAAGTCATCTTCCCGCATGCGATGCTCGACGGAATCGATCGCGTTCTGCCGCCGGTCACCGGGTTTGTGATGACGCAAACCAAAGACAGTCCGCTGGCGCAGGTCTTGATTCAATCGCCTAAGCCGGACCAACCGGAAAACGCGACGATCCTGGCGGCTTGGACCTATGGGCTGGGCCGCACGGCCGTGCTGACGACCGACGCCGGGGCGCGCTGGGCCAGCGCCTGGAACGACTGGGCCGACTACGACAAATTCTATAGCCAATTGGTGCGTTGGCTGATGCGACCGACCGGCGACACCGGCAAATTTACGATCGCCACCAGTGTCAAAGACGGCCAAGTCCAAGTGGTCGTCAACGCCCTGGCCAACGATGATTCGTTTCTGGATTTTCTGGAAATGAACGCGACGGCGCTCGATGCGAACTTGAAACCGATCCCGCTCGGCATGCGACAGGCGGCCCCCGGACGCTATGTCGGTTCGTTCCCGGCGACGACCGCGGGCAGTTATTTCGTCAACGTCGTCCCCGGCCCCGGCGCCGCGCCGCTGACGACCGGTGTCACGGTGCCCTACAGTGACGAGTATCGTGTCCGCGAAACCAACCTGGCGCTGATCGAATCCCTGGCCGCGACCGAGCCCCGTGGCGGAACGGTCGGCGAAGTCACCGCGCCGCTGGAGAATCGGGCGAGCGAGGAACTGGTGGAAACCAACGCGTTTCGCGGCGGGTTGGCGCTGGCCCGCAGCATCCGTGACGCCTGGCCCTGGTTCGTGTTGGGCGGATGCTGTCTGTTCCTCGGCGACGTGATGATCCGCCGCATCGCCTTTGATTTCAGCTGGGTCGGCCGGACGATCAAAAAGATGCGTGGCGAACAAGAATCCGCGGCCCAAGTCGTCACGCGGCTCGATGCGTTGCGAAAGAACAAGTCTCAAATCGACGAGGACTTGCAGAAACGCCGGGCCAACGTCCGATTTGAACCGACGCGCGTCGAATCAACCGACGACCAAGTCGAACTCTCCGACATCGGCCAAGCGGCGTCCAAACCGACGGAAAGCAAATCCGTCGCCGCGCCACCACAAACCAGTTACACCGAGCGATTGTTGGAAGCAAAACGCCGCGCCCGCAAGGACAAGGGCGAGTGA
- a CDS encoding PNPOx family protein: protein MGLQAAFDLLLRSDQPLVELDDLVWQSLRAGANSSDHPWNLGAFSTIDSAHPQFPRPDCRTVVLRHADQQRRTIDFYTDVRSDKIRQLNSGHSPALACWMFYEASTKIQLRLDGTAEVIDGVQADQAWEQTPLVSRSAYLSLRRPGDRFDGPQPPDTGDRTVSQAESERGRANFRIVRTTVRQADWLYLRRQGHVRATIGYGIDGKSDVSWVVP from the coding sequence GTGGGACTTCAGGCGGCATTTGACCTTTTACTTCGTTCGGACCAGCCCCTGGTCGAATTGGACGATTTGGTTTGGCAAAGCCTGCGGGCCGGTGCCAACTCCTCCGATCACCCCTGGAATTTGGGGGCATTTTCGACGATCGATTCGGCGCACCCGCAGTTCCCTCGCCCCGATTGTCGCACGGTGGTACTGCGTCATGCCGATCAGCAGCGGCGGACGATCGATTTCTACACCGACGTGCGATCGGACAAAATTCGACAACTGAATTCCGGCCACTCCCCCGCTTTGGCGTGCTGGATGTTCTACGAAGCGTCGACCAAAATCCAGCTGCGACTTGATGGCACAGCGGAGGTGATCGACGGGGTACAAGCCGACCAGGCCTGGGAACAAACGCCGCTCGTCAGTCGGTCGGCGTACCTGTCGCTGCGGCGTCCGGGTGATCGTTTCGACGGTCCCCAGCCGCCCGACACCGGCGACCGCACGGTTTCACAAGCCGAATCGGAGCGGGGGCGAGCGAATTTTCGCATCGTCCGCACGACCGTCCGGCAGGCGGACTGGTTGTATCTACGTCGCCAAGGCCATGTCCGTGCGACGATCGGCTATGGCATCGACGGAAAATCCGACGTGTCCTGGGTGGTGCCTTGA
- a CDS encoding RNA polymerase sigma factor, whose product MSDDPESIEETTTDARCERLELFFDSCPDEILGTLYYVVGNLEDARDALQETFLKCWHRRHQIDDIQNLRAWVFRIALNTGRDFRKTAWNRRRKSLQEDHPMASTADSPTDGLMKNEELARLRRAVSTLPPEQQEVFLLRQNGDLTYSQIADAMSLPLGTVKTRMRSAIRQLRQSVGDLS is encoded by the coding sequence ATGAGCGACGATCCGGAATCGATCGAAGAGACGACGACAGACGCCCGATGCGAGCGTCTGGAGCTGTTTTTTGATTCCTGCCCGGACGAAATTCTGGGGACGTTGTATTACGTCGTCGGAAATCTGGAGGACGCCCGGGATGCGTTGCAGGAAACGTTTTTGAAGTGTTGGCATCGCCGGCACCAGATCGATGACATCCAAAACCTACGGGCCTGGGTATTTCGAATCGCGCTCAATACCGGACGCGATTTCCGAAAAACCGCCTGGAATCGTCGTCGAAAATCCCTGCAAGAGGACCATCCGATGGCTTCGACCGCTGACAGCCCGACGGACGGGCTGATGAAAAACGAGGAACTCGCCCGGCTCCGGCGGGCCGTTTCGACGCTGCCGCCGGAACAGCAAGAGGTGTTTTTGTTGCGGCAAAACGGCGACCTGACCTATTCCCAGATCGCCGACGCGATGTCGCTGCCGCTGGGGACCGTCAAAACCCGTATGCGTTCTGCCATCCGTCAACTTCGCCAAAGCGTGGGAGACCTGTCATGA
- a CDS encoding MG2 domain-containing protein, translated as MNHEPNTNHPPTDDDDLRQALLELHYGLLDDDESAELKQRIDTDPTVAQRWAETLLVASKLAAAAKVSAPAKREPNAPPAVQTPVTPPPVVPTTPREPTETEPERNKMSAAASPPDASPADVSPADVSPAAPNRFLRLWLGSLATAATLAIAISGVRYLNQRPASPDAELHVAVQPVAGADAGARNEFLVAVGPQPADPTAGETFDPSMPVVPATISFKVLSQGAVLFFGTSETTTQGPCRIRVPDDIAIPGDAVLHVDANPTGRKGLVRLTVPLEPTRCLTFLSTDRPVYRPGETVFFRSVTLNRRTLAAHLDVPIRFELADASGAAVDGAILEGVTERGVGNGTFVIPETAPGGTYQLIAKSLDGFFPDQICELEVRRYRAVRLKTDLEFSKRSYSASDRVEATLTVRRADDSIPVAAPARIQAVVDGSVVHQSTSSLGINGELAVDFDLPKVIREGEGTLSIAIDDGSVTETAARPIPIHTGRAEVDFYPEGGYLVGGVNNRVYFAARDPDGNPIEIAGEVLSQAGRMVASIKTVRDGMGRFEFKPESGQRYSLRITSPLDITETPWLPSVVEALPVLDTGGGVFEPGDPISMTVRSTKRRSCIVRVVCRGELVGVKTTELGIGDTSVSVPIQDRAAGVIRVTVLDAAGETATPLVERLVYRKAVKKLNVTASVDEDRRVHSPGESVRMTIAVTDENDQPVPGAVLGVRVVDDAALSLRQQDLPSIATHFFLTSEIQSPEDLEHADFYLDDSPEAAESLDLLLGTQGWRRFVSGSPDQFNETFRDALTRLLELDGQRTELTGRTQTNEATIAAQLHQYRLHLAAAWRSFVSEVRIALILIGAFWLIGLLVRPRKAGAVAAGLLLFAAVMLAQSGCGSQGNYRVEATSESASDQMTAGDIAPMLEAPSASSSADEARFRGEEEQADAAGADPGATQPFVQRVVQAFLGQRGAKVPTEVSQSRLTPEQLQRWAKSRDLDAQTLADQLMDELRFPIRQYAHLHRRSEDDVRSDFTETLYWNPMMVTDSTGTATIRFDLSDSLTMFRVDVDAHSTDGRLGSGGGSVVTEIPIQVEPKLPLEVTGGDRIDLPVGLVNATDQDGAFEVQLQLDPAFNATRRSGMTSVAAGERSTEVFSLDVTEPAKPTDAKVRVSATLSGSTLADQVERTVRIVPDGFPFDVSQSGSLSKTTSLSANLPETVVPGSLSAEMEFFPSPRSQLSAGLESILREPHGCFEQASASNYPNVMAFQLLQLEGVVDDRAQRRTVSLLRRGYRKLTSYECSTLGYEWFGNDPGHEALSAFGLMQFSEMAKMIDIDREMLSRTREWLLSRRDGKGGFKRNPRHLHVWSVQQEVVNAYLLWALSQADLAADDASRTDSELSAELDAMQHVAESSDDPYLIALSAITLANVGRNSQAAALLERLAELQQPDGSFVGKTTITQSGGISRTVETTALAILAFACSDDHRGVAQKAAAWLIDHRRGGGFGSTQATVLALKALIAMHDQMVGGEGGSVDILIDGEVVETVRWEGRPAEGVTWQMTPTLIDAFVSDPTTRLTLRSSDAASLPFTLRFSGRTTTPSSDPECPIAMNLSFAGQPDQANVESGETIDVVANVTNATNTGRPMTVAVVGLPGGLEPIIESLEKLRQSGEIDFYELRGREVVLYWRTFAPAESKRIPIACVAEIAGKYTGPPSRAYLYYTAESKTWHKPLVAEIR; from the coding sequence ATGAACCACGAGCCAAATACCAATCACCCGCCCACCGACGACGACGACTTGCGACAAGCCCTATTGGAGCTGCATTACGGATTGCTGGATGACGACGAGTCGGCGGAGTTGAAACAACGCATCGATACCGATCCCACGGTCGCACAACGGTGGGCCGAGACGCTGTTGGTCGCCTCGAAACTGGCCGCCGCCGCCAAAGTCAGCGCGCCGGCAAAGCGGGAACCCAACGCGCCCCCGGCGGTCCAGACGCCGGTCACCCCGCCGCCCGTGGTTCCAACGACACCGCGCGAACCGACCGAGACCGAACCGGAACGCAACAAGATGTCTGCTGCGGCGTCGCCCCCTGATGCCTCACCCGCAGATGTCTCGCCGGCAGATGTCTCGCCCGCAGCCCCCAATCGCTTTCTGCGTCTCTGGTTGGGATCGTTGGCGACCGCGGCGACACTGGCGATCGCGATCAGCGGCGTTCGCTACCTAAACCAGCGCCCCGCATCGCCCGACGCCGAGCTGCATGTCGCAGTGCAACCCGTCGCCGGAGCCGACGCCGGTGCGAGGAACGAGTTTCTGGTCGCGGTCGGACCCCAACCGGCCGATCCGACGGCCGGCGAAACATTCGATCCGTCGATGCCGGTGGTGCCGGCGACGATCTCTTTCAAGGTGCTCTCCCAGGGGGCGGTGCTGTTCTTCGGGACCTCGGAAACGACCACGCAAGGCCCCTGCCGGATTCGCGTGCCCGACGACATCGCGATTCCCGGTGATGCGGTCTTGCACGTCGACGCCAATCCGACCGGTCGCAAAGGTCTAGTGCGATTGACGGTGCCGCTGGAACCGACGCGTTGTTTGACGTTCCTGTCGACCGATCGACCGGTTTATCGCCCAGGCGAAACCGTGTTCTTTCGGTCGGTGACGCTGAACCGTCGAACGCTGGCGGCGCACCTCGACGTCCCGATCCGTTTCGAACTCGCCGACGCCAGCGGTGCGGCGGTTGACGGCGCGATCCTTGAAGGCGTTACCGAGCGGGGTGTCGGCAACGGCACGTTTGTGATTCCCGAAACCGCACCCGGTGGAACGTACCAGTTGATCGCCAAAAGCCTGGACGGCTTTTTCCCGGATCAGATCTGCGAACTGGAAGTGCGGCGTTACCGTGCGGTTCGATTGAAAACGGACCTCGAATTTTCCAAGCGGTCCTACAGTGCATCCGATCGCGTCGAAGCCACGTTGACGGTCCGCCGCGCGGATGATTCGATCCCCGTCGCCGCCCCGGCGCGCATCCAAGCCGTCGTCGACGGGAGTGTCGTTCATCAATCGACCAGCTCACTGGGCATCAATGGAGAGCTTGCGGTCGACTTCGATCTGCCCAAAGTGATCCGCGAAGGCGAGGGCACGTTGTCGATCGCGATCGACGATGGATCGGTTACTGAAACCGCCGCCCGACCGATCCCGATTCACACCGGACGCGCCGAAGTCGATTTCTATCCCGAAGGCGGTTACCTGGTCGGCGGCGTCAACAACCGAGTCTACTTTGCCGCACGGGACCCCGATGGCAATCCGATCGAGATCGCTGGCGAAGTCCTGTCGCAAGCCGGACGGATGGTCGCCAGCATCAAGACGGTCCGCGACGGCATGGGCCGGTTCGAATTCAAGCCCGAATCGGGACAACGTTACTCGCTCCGGATCACGTCGCCGTTGGACATCACCGAGACACCGTGGTTGCCATCGGTCGTCGAAGCCTTGCCGGTGTTGGATACCGGCGGCGGTGTGTTCGAACCCGGCGATCCGATTTCAATGACCGTTCGCAGCACCAAACGCCGGTCGTGCATCGTTCGCGTGGTCTGTCGCGGGGAACTGGTGGGAGTCAAGACGACCGAACTCGGCATCGGTGACACGTCCGTGTCGGTACCGATTCAAGACCGCGCCGCCGGCGTGATTCGCGTCACGGTGTTGGATGCCGCCGGCGAGACGGCCACCCCGCTGGTCGAGCGTTTGGTCTATCGCAAAGCCGTCAAGAAACTGAACGTCACGGCCAGCGTGGACGAGGACCGTCGCGTCCACTCGCCCGGCGAGTCGGTGCGGATGACGATCGCGGTCACCGACGAAAACGATCAACCCGTCCCCGGAGCGGTCTTGGGTGTCCGAGTCGTCGACGACGCCGCGCTCAGCTTGCGGCAACAGGACCTGCCGTCGATCGCCACCCATTTCTTCTTAACCAGCGAGATTCAGTCGCCGGAGGACTTGGAACACGCCGATTTCTATCTAGACGATTCGCCCGAGGCGGCCGAGAGTTTGGATCTGTTGCTGGGCACCCAGGGCTGGCGACGGTTTGTCAGCGGATCACCGGACCAGTTCAATGAAACCTTTCGCGACGCACTGACGCGATTGCTGGAACTGGATGGACAACGAACGGAATTGACCGGTCGGACACAGACGAACGAGGCGACGATTGCGGCGCAGTTGCACCAGTACCGACTGCACCTCGCGGCCGCCTGGCGGAGCTTTGTTTCCGAAGTCCGCATCGCGTTGATCTTGATCGGCGCGTTTTGGTTGATCGGGTTGTTGGTCCGTCCGCGAAAGGCCGGTGCCGTTGCCGCCGGGCTGCTGTTGTTCGCGGCGGTCATGCTCGCGCAATCCGGTTGCGGCAGCCAAGGAAACTATCGCGTCGAAGCGACGTCGGAATCTGCCAGCGATCAGATGACCGCCGGCGACATCGCACCGATGTTAGAAGCACCGTCCGCATCAAGCTCCGCCGATGAAGCACGATTTCGGGGCGAAGAAGAACAGGCCGATGCAGCCGGTGCCGACCCGGGCGCGACCCAACCGTTTGTCCAACGTGTCGTCCAAGCATTCTTGGGCCAGCGGGGCGCGAAGGTGCCGACCGAGGTGTCGCAGTCGCGACTGACCCCGGAACAACTGCAACGCTGGGCAAAGTCGCGTGATCTGGACGCCCAGACGCTGGCCGATCAATTGATGGACGAACTGCGGTTTCCGATACGTCAGTACGCCCATCTGCATCGCCGCAGCGAAGACGATGTCCGCAGCGACTTCACCGAAACATTGTATTGGAACCCGATGATGGTGACCGATTCAACGGGAACGGCGACGATTCGATTCGATCTGTCGGACTCGCTGACGATGTTCCGCGTGGACGTCGACGCGCACAGCACCGACGGACGTTTGGGCAGTGGAGGAGGCTCGGTCGTGACCGAGATTCCGATTCAAGTCGAACCCAAATTGCCGTTGGAAGTCACCGGCGGCGATCGCATCGACTTGCCCGTGGGTTTGGTCAATGCGACCGACCAGGACGGCGCGTTCGAGGTTCAATTGCAATTGGACCCGGCATTCAATGCGACGCGACGGTCCGGAATGACCTCCGTCGCCGCCGGCGAGCGAAGCACCGAAGTCTTTTCCCTCGACGTCACCGAACCGGCCAAACCGACCGACGCCAAGGTCCGCGTCTCGGCGACACTCAGCGGCAGCACGCTCGCCGATCAGGTCGAACGAACCGTGCGAATCGTTCCCGACGGATTTCCGTTCGACGTTTCTCAGTCGGGTTCGCTGTCCAAGACCACTTCCCTGTCGGCGAACTTGCCCGAGACCGTGGTGCCGGGATCGTTGTCGGCCGAGATGGAGTTTTTCCCGAGCCCCCGATCGCAGTTGAGCGCGGGGCTGGAAAGCATCTTGCGAGAACCGCACGGGTGTTTCGAACAGGCATCGGCGTCGAACTATCCCAACGTGATGGCATTTCAATTGCTGCAACTGGAAGGCGTCGTCGATGACCGTGCCCAACGCCGCACCGTGTCGTTGCTGCGTCGCGGCTATCGAAAACTGACCAGCTACGAATGCTCCACGCTCGGTTACGAATGGTTCGGCAACGATCCCGGGCACGAAGCGTTGTCGGCATTCGGATTGATGCAGTTTTCCGAGATGGCGAAGATGATCGACATCGATCGCGAAATGCTCAGCCGCACACGGGAATGGTTGCTGTCCCGACGCGACGGCAAGGGCGGTTTCAAACGCAACCCACGCCACTTGCACGTCTGGTCGGTTCAGCAAGAGGTCGTCAATGCGTACTTGTTGTGGGCGCTCTCGCAAGCCGACTTGGCCGCGGACGATGCTTCCCGTACGGATTCGGAACTGTCGGCCGAACTGGATGCGATGCAACACGTGGCAGAATCCTCTGACGATCCCTACCTGATCGCGTTGTCCGCCATCACGCTGGCCAACGTCGGCCGAAACAGCCAGGCTGCGGCGTTGCTGGAACGGCTCGCAGAGTTGCAACAACCAGACGGAAGCTTCGTCGGCAAAACGACGATCACGCAAAGCGGCGGGATCTCGCGGACCGTCGAAACGACAGCGCTGGCGATCCTGGCGTTTGCCTGCAGCGATGACCATCGCGGCGTGGCCCAAAAGGCGGCGGCGTGGTTGATCGACCATCGACGCGGCGGCGGATTCGGATCGACCCAAGCGACGGTGTTGGCGCTCAAGGCCTTGATCGCGATGCACGATCAGATGGTCGGCGGCGAAGGCGGCAGCGTTGACATTTTGATCGACGGTGAAGTCGTGGAAACGGTTCGCTGGGAAGGGCGTCCCGCCGAGGGCGTGACATGGCAAATGACGCCGACGCTGATCGACGCATTCGTTTCCGATCCCACGACGCGTTTGACGCTTCGCAGCAGCGATGCGGCTAGCTTGCCCTTCACGCTTCGATTCAGCGGGCGGACCACGACGCCATCAAGTGATCCCGAATGTCCGATCGCGATGAACCTGTCCTTCGCCGGCCAGCCCGATCAAGCGAACGTCGAAAGCGGCGAGACGATCGACGTCGTTGCGAACGTCACCAACGCGACCAACACCGGGCGTCCGATGACCGTCGCCGTGGTCGGACTTCCCGGAGGCCTCGAACCGATCATCGAGAGCTTGGAGAAACTCCGTCAGTCGGGTGAAATTGATTTCTACGAATTGCGCGGTCGCGAAGTCGTCTTGTATTGGCGAACCTTTGCACCGGCGGAATCCAAACGCATCCCGATTGCCTGTGTCGCGGAAATCGCGGGGAAATACACCGGTCCGCCGAGTCGCGCGTACTTGTACTACACCGCCGAATCCAAGACCTGGCACAAGCCGTTGGTGGCGGAAATTCGGTAA